GCACCACCGCGGCTCGCGCGGTGACCCAGGACGACGTCGACGCCGGCCGCGTCGACGACTCGGTCACCGTGTCCGCGGCATCGCGGCTCGACGCGGCGGTGGAGGCGACCGCATCCGCGTCCGTCCCCACCACCCCGGCTGCTCCGGCGCTCGGCCTGGAGGCGCGGCCCACGTCGTCGACGCCGGCCGCGGTCGGCGACGAGGTCGACCTGGAGGCCGTGGTCACCAACACCGGCAACGTCACGCTCCACGACGCCACGGTCGAGACTGCCGGCCGCGACCTGCCGGTCGACTGTCCGTCGACCACGATCGCACCGGGCGCCTCCGTGACCTGCTCCACGCGGCGTGGGTACCGCGTGGAGCAGCGCGACGTCGACAACGGCGGGGTCACGGTGCAGTTCACGTCCTCGGCCCGGACGCCCTCCGGCGACGGCGTGGCCGCCTCGGCCAGCACCGACGTCGACGTCCAGCAGCCGGCGCCCGCGGTCGAGGCGACCGTCTCGGCGTCGTACGACGACCTCCGGATGGGGGAGCCGATCGCGCTGCGAGGTACCGTCCGGAACACGGGCAACGTGACCGTGCACGACCTGTCGTACGCCGTGCCCGGGCGCCCGGAGCTGGCACCCGCATGTGACGCGACCGAGCTCACGCCGGGCGCCTCCACCGAGTGCGTGGTCGGTGTGCACGAGGTCACCCAGGCGGACGTCGATGCCGGCCGGGTCGACGTCGCGGCCGTCGTCTCGGGCGCCGCGCCCGACGGCACCGCCGTCAGAGCCGATGCGTCCACGTCCGTCGAGGTCCCCCGTCACCCGGCGCTCGGCGTCACGGCGTCCGCGAACCTGGCGGCGTCGGAGCACGAGGTGCCCGAGGCGGGCGACCTGGTCGAGCGGAGCGCCACCGTGCGGAACGACGGCGACACGACGCTGACAGCGGTGACGGCCACGATCGGAGGTGACGAGGCGACGTGCGCGGAGATCGATCTCGCTCCCGGCGCGGAGACCGTCTGCCGTACCGAGGACAGCGCCCTCACCCAGGGTGACGTCGATGCCGGTGCGCTGACCGTCCCGGTCACCGCCGATGCTGTGGCCCCGGACAGCTCCTCCGTCGAGGCGTCCGACCGGGTCCGTGTCGGGCTCACCGGACGCGGCGGCCTCGACGTGCAGGGTGCGATCACCCCGAGCACGGACGAGCCGCTGCGGCCCGGCGCGACGGTCGACGCGTCGTTCACCGTGCGGAACACCGGCAACCGGACGGTCGACTCGCTCGGGATCGAGTCCGAGGGGTTCGACTCCGCGGTGCTCTGTGGCGCCGACGAACTCGCGCCCGGCGCGACGACGACGTGTGCCACGGAGACGCCGACCCAGGTCACGTCGACCGACGCATCCGCCGGTGAGCTCGAGCTGACGGCACGTGCCAAGGGTCGACTGGTCGACGTCGACGGTGCTGCGGACGAGCCCGCTGCGCGTTCCGGCCTCGTCGTCACGCCCGGGACGGCGCACGAACGACCGACGTGGGTGTTCTCGCCCTGGTTCTCGAAGCAGCTCCGGACCGAGCCGGCTCCCACGCCGGCGCCGACCGCAGCGCCGGTGGTGCCCGAGCTCGCGTTCACCGGGTCGACCGTGCTCGCGGCGGTGCCCCTGGCGGTCGGCGGGTTCCTCGTCGGGGTGCTCCTCTGGGGCCTCGCACGTCGTCGTCGCACGGCTCCCGGGCACGAGTCGCACGACGGCTGAACCGTGCAGCGTGGGGGCCTCGTGGTCCCCGCGCTGCTTCCATTCCGATCGCGGCATGCAGCCCGCTCCGCGCTCACTACACTCGGAACCTCCCACGACGAGGAGGCCCGGTTGCCCGGTACGACGAAGTTCGCCACCACGATGAGCCGTGCGGTGGTGACCCCGCTCGCGCGCCTGGTCTGGCGACCGCGCATCGTGGGACGGAAGAACGTACCGAAGCACGGGCCGGTCATCCTGGCGAGCAACCACAGGTCCTTCATCGACTCCCCGGCGATCACCCTCATGGCGCCGCGCAAGGTGTCCTTCCTGGCCAAGCAGGAGTACTTCACCGGGACCGGTCTGCGCGGTGCGGTCTCGCGCGCGTTCTTCGGCGGGATCGGTGCCATCGGGGTCGAACGCGGAGCGGGAGCTGCGGCGCAGCACGCCCTCGACCTCGGGCTCGAGCGGCTCGAGGCCGGCGAGGCCTTCGCCATCTACCCCGAGGGCACCCGGTCCCTCGACGGTCGGCTCTACAAGGGTCGGACCGGCGTGGCCTGGCTGGCGCTGACGAGCGGGGCGCCGGTGGTGCCGGTCGCACTCACCGGCACCGAGGACGTGCAGCCCGTCGGCTCGCGGCTGCCGCGGCTCGCCCGCGTCACCATCGAGTTCGGTGCACCGATGGACCTGTCCCACTTCGGCGAGGCGTCGTCCGGCCGTGCACGGCGCCACGCGACCGACGCCGTGATGGACGCGATCCAGGCGTTGAGCGGGCAGGAACCCGCGAACGCCTACAACAATCCGCCGTCGACGATCGTCGAGCGGGTCAAGCAGGTGCTGCGGCGCGACGACCCGACGCAGGCGGTCGAGCCCGACTGATCCAGAACGCGCTATTGCACATTCGGAATATCAGTGGTTGAATCGTCCTCGTGCCCGAGGCACGAGCCCAGTCGGACCGCCCAGGACGGCCCGATCCACCACTGACCGGAAGGCAAGCAGCATGTCCTCCACGCCCCTCTTCGACTCGATCTCGCGTCGGGCCTCCCGCGCCGCGACCACGGCTCCGGAACAGGCGCAGCCCGCGGTGACCCTTCCGGCGGCACCGGCACCGGCACCGGCACCGGCACCGGCCCCGACGGCGACGCCCGCTCCGGCAGCAGCGGTCTCCGTCACCGCCGCACGCACCCGGGTCGTCCCCGCACCCACCTCGCCGCTGACGGCCCCCGTGTCCCCGATGCGGTCCGCCCTGGTGCCGGCTGCCCTCGTCGCCGCGATCGACGAGATCCCGCAGCGGGTCGGAACCGCGCTCCCGAACGAGGTCGCCGTCACGCCCGACCAGCTCGCCCTGGTCGAAGCGGTGACCGATGCGATCACCCGCGCGGT
The sequence above is drawn from the Curtobacterium sp. MR_MD2014 genome and encodes:
- a CDS encoding DUF7507 domain-containing protein — encoded protein: MHRTNPQHVRRRRVLTTTALGLTTVVLGSTAVAAAVVPAPASASTVAEHTAKASAALRGAPAPDPQVLYSEGFEHDTTDQWIGLEDYVGAEGERYTADPAWLDHDQCNGIILDGATTDLPSSCRASSLRALATALGTVGGSADPKANHVVSAWTTDKAVPKGAVQAESVQTSKIKDPGRFISFGVNAAAAACTNYVHPLLDFALVDGEVERPVSDHAIDPCTDAASKDLDTDGVPLRGGSFVSKGGLLFGGDAIRWVMRNEQTSPSGNDGAIDQVTVYDSTPELRADLTGDDLVVGDTARLTFTVVNTSEAGSKPGWSFEDGLPDALRIADQPNVATTCANGTVEATAGGHTVQASGDLRNEEAACTVALDVTTTTPGNHALDPSSITTSRGLEDAVDAKIAFAAERNALTVTEEPVLTGGNGDAVADLGEQLAFRVTVTNAGNVAIHDLAVTSGQDPTDCVATSLPVGASTTCTTAARAVTQDDVDAGRVDDSVTVSAASRLDAAVEATASASVPTTPAAPALGLEARPTSSTPAAVGDEVDLEAVVTNTGNVTLHDATVETAGRDLPVDCPSTTIAPGASVTCSTRRGYRVEQRDVDNGGVTVQFTSSARTPSGDGVAASASTDVDVQQPAPAVEATVSASYDDLRMGEPIALRGTVRNTGNVTVHDLSYAVPGRPELAPACDATELTPGASTECVVGVHEVTQADVDAGRVDVAAVVSGAAPDGTAVRADASTSVEVPRHPALGVTASANLAASEHEVPEAGDLVERSATVRNDGDTTLTAVTATIGGDEATCAEIDLAPGAETVCRTEDSALTQGDVDAGALTVPVTADAVAPDSSSVEASDRVRVGLTGRGGLDVQGAITPSTDEPLRPGATVDASFTVRNTGNRTVDSLGIESEGFDSAVLCGADELAPGATTTCATETPTQVTSTDASAGELELTARAKGRLVDVDGAADEPAARSGLVVTPGTAHERPTWVFSPWFSKQLRTEPAPTPAPTAAPVVPELAFTGSTVLAAVPLAVGGFLVGVLLWGLARRRRTAPGHESHDG
- a CDS encoding lysophospholipid acyltransferase family protein, yielding MSRAVVTPLARLVWRPRIVGRKNVPKHGPVILASNHRSFIDSPAITLMAPRKVSFLAKQEYFTGTGLRGAVSRAFFGGIGAIGVERGAGAAAQHALDLGLERLEAGEAFAIYPEGTRSLDGRLYKGRTGVAWLALTSGAPVVPVALTGTEDVQPVGSRLPRLARVTIEFGAPMDLSHFGEASSGRARRHATDAVMDAIQALSGQEPANAYNNPPSTIVERVKQVLRRDDPTQAVEPD